TCTACGAAACGTCGATGCTTATAAAAATCAAAGAAATTTAAAGAAAAAACGAGTAAATCAATATTTTATAGAGGGAGAGAGTGTGAAGCATGAAAAACATTCAATGGAAATGGCTACTTGTCTTTATTAGTGTTATCTGGTTAGTAAGTGGTTGTACAAACGAACAAGATCAAGTGAGTGCACCAGTAGAAGAAGAGAAGACTTCTGAAACGAAGACAACGAAAACAAGTTCGTCAAGCGAAATCCCGGCAGTGTTTGATCGTCCAATCAAAATCGCGTCTGTCAATCAATTGTCGATCGGGACCTTTACTTCACAATATATTCAAGGGATTAAAGAGCAAGTGGAAGCATTTGGTGGAGAGGTGCAATTTTACAATGCCGATAACGATTTAACGAAAATGGCTTCGCTACTTGATACTGCCATCAACCAGGGAGCGGATGCCATTTTAATTGACCATGGTCGTGCCGACGCTTTGGAAGCAGGTGTAAAAAAAGCGCTTGAAAAAGGAATTCCAGTGGTTGCATTTGACAATGATTTGAATCTTCCTGGAGTAACGGTTATTGACCAAGATGATTATAGTTTGGCGTGGAATTCCCTACGGACGTTAGCTCAAGACTTAAATGGGAAAGGAAATATCGTTTATATTTGGGTAGCTGGCTATACGCCAATGGAAAGACGGAATGTGATCTATGAGGCGTTTAAACAAAGATATCCGAATATTCAAGAAATTGCACGATTCGGTACGGCATCTGCCAACACAGCGTTAGATACGCAAGCCCAAATGGAAGCAATTTTACAACAGTATCCAAATAAAGGAGACATCGATGCGGTATTTGCGACATGGGATGAGTTTGCCAAAGGAGCCGTTAAAGCAATCCAACAAGCTGGACGTGATGAGATTAAAGTATACGGCATCGATTTAAGCGATGAAGATTTACAATTGATTCAGCAGCCGAATTCTCCATGGGTAGCAACTACGGCGACAGACCCATCCGAAATAGGACGTATTCAAGTGCGGTTTGCTTATCAAAAGTTAGCAGGGGAAGAAACACCAGATATTTTCTCAGTTACCCCTTACTTAGTGCACAGGAACCAACTGCCTGAACAAACGGTGACGATGAATGACTTACACCAATACATCCCTGGTTGGGGGCAAGCTGAAGTAGCTGTATCACCATGGATGAAAGCGTTGGAGGAGCGCGTTAAAAATGAGTAAGCTAGAGGTTCTGCAAGTTTGTAAGTCCTTTAATGGAGTTCCGATTTTACAAAATATCAATTTTTCAGTTAAAAGAGGGGAAATTCATGCGCTCATTGGGGCAAATGGTGCAGGAAAAAGTACATTAATGAAAATTTTAGCTGGTGATTACGAAAAAGATGCCGGAGAACTATGGATTGACGGGAGAAAGGTGCACTTTACATCACCCGAAGACGCTTTACAACATGGCGTTGGGATGGTCGTTCAAGAAGTCGATACCGCGCTTGTCCCAACGCTTTCAGTCACAGAAAATGTCTTGCTTCCGTTTCTTACATCGGCTTCCATGCTAATTCGTCCTACTCAATGGAACAAACGAGCAGCCCAACATTTAGATGAAGTGGGTGCATCGATTCAGGTAACGAAACAAGTTTCTGAGTGTACGATATACGAAAAACAACTCATTTTATTGGCTCGAGCGGTGGCTCAACGAACAAACTATTTAATTTTAGATGAGCCGACCGCTCCGTTATCTTCTTATGAAACGGAGAAGTTGTTCGAAGTGATATCACACTTAAAGGAAAATGGTGTTGGTATCATATTTATTTCCCATCGGTTAAACGAAGTGAAGCGATTAGCCGATCGGGTTACCATTTTACGAGATGGAACTGTTGTTCAAACAGCCTCTACCTCTCAGCTTTCAATAGAGGAAATGATTGAGAAAATGGTGGGGAAGGTAGTAGGCCATAAAAGAAAAACGAAAGAAAAGAAAAAAGAAGTACTTCTATCTATTGATGACCTTTTTGTACCGTCGACCAGTCAAACAGTTCAACTTTCGGTCCATCAAGGGGAAGTCGTCTGTGTAGTCGGGCTCATCGGAGCGGGGAAAAGCGAAACTGCTCGGGCAATTGTCGGAGCGGATCGGGCGGTCGGCTCCATTCAACTATACGGAAACACGTATACCTTTTCTTCACCAGCTGATGCCATTCGTGCTGGCATCTGTCTAGTCCCCGAAGAACGCAGAAAAGAAGGGATTTGGATTGATGAATCGGTCATCCAAAATTTATCGATCCCACAATTGGCTTATGAAAAGAAATGGGTTATCCCTACGTTAAAAGAAAAAGAGGCGATCACCATCATCGAAAAATTACGAATTAGGGCCGCTTCCTTGTATGAGCCATTACGTTATTTGAGCGGAGGAAATCAACAAAAGGTCGCGATTGGTAAATGGTTATCCATTCCTGCATCCGTTTACGTATTTGATGAGCCGACGAAAGGAATCGATATCGGGTCAAAAGAAGAAGTGTTTCGCATCATCGAAGAATTAGCTCAAAATGGGAAAGGCATTCTTTATTTTACATCGGATGTGGATGAAGCTTTCGCAATTGCCGATCGTATTTTAATCATGCAAGATGGGGTAATTAAAAATGAGTTGCTGCCAAGTGAAATCGATGTACCAACATTAACGAAGGCAGTATCAGGAGGGATTTAGTCGTGACACAACCCGTCGTAACGAAAGAACAAGTAACCTATAAAAATGGGTTTTCATTGGGCACCTTCTTTAATAAATATGGAACACTTTTGGTTATCGTTGGAATCATTTTCTTTTTTAGTATTACAAACGACCGCTTTTTCACGTATAGCAATTTCACCGATATATTGCGTTCGATCTCGATTGTTACGTTTGTAGCTCTTGGCGTCACATGCTCACTCATTGTCGGCGGCTTTGATTTATCGGTTGGGTCAATTGTTAGCATGAGCACGATTACAAGTGCGGCGATGCTCGTTTGGTATCGGCAAGAGCTTCTTGTCGCCTTAGTCGTTCCCATCCTCGTCGGGCTACTTATCGGGCTGTTCAATAGTTTTGTTGTAATTCGTTTAAGAATCCCAGATTTATTAGGGACGTTAGCGGTCATGTATATCATCAATGGGGTCCATTTAACAGCAACAAAAGGGTATTCCATCTACAATAATATGATGTTAACCAATGGAGAAATGGCACCTGGTAAATTTATCCCTTCATTTTTATTTATTGGTCAAGGAAAATGGTTATCGATTCCGTTTCCCGTTCTTCTCATGCTTGCTGCGGTCATATTTCTTCATTTATTTTTTCGATACACAAAGACGGGCAGATTGCTCTATGTAACGGGTGGCAATCCTGAAGCGGCACGCTTGTCAGGAATTTCGGTGAATCGTTACCGGACCTATGCGTACTTGTTAAGTGCATTTTTTGCTTCGGTTGCCGGTATCGTTTTAGCTGCTAGAGTCGGTACTGGACAAGTGTCAGCAGGAGCTTCCTTATTAATGGATGCCGTCGCTGCTTCTTTTATTGGGTATTCCGTGTTTGGTCAAGGAAAACCAAACGTCATTGGCACGTTTTTCGGGGCAGTGTTAATTGGTGTGTTATTGAATGGACTGACGATGTGGAACGTACCGTATTATGCGATGGATATCTTAAAGGGGAGTATTTTAGTGTTAGCGTTAGCGATTATGTACGTGCAGAAAAAAGGAGTTTTTCATAAATAAGTTAGTAAGCGCTAGAATATCATGTTCTAGCGTTATTTTTTTGATGCACAAACATACAAGAGACTAGGTAGAGTTGTCGAAAGTTGTTTTAGAAAAGAAACTGACCAGAAACTGCTTTTGATGTACAATTTTTATTAGAAAATTCAGAAAAATAGGAGGTGCGCCAATGAAGGGGACGATGGAAACGGAATCGCATTCGTCGGTATACATAAAGGATGAAGTGGCGATAGAGAATACATTTTTAACGAATAGCTATCGAGTGGATTTACGAACGTTGTCACCTCAACAAAAAGATCGATTTGTAAAATGTTCAAACATTCGTGATTGGAGTATGGTTACGTGGAAAGATGTCGGCAAACCTTATGAAGTGACAACTTATTCTAAAGATCGCTTAGCATGGGAAAAGGAGCACCATCAAACGATGGATCCAAAAACTTCCTGGCAATTTTTTAATCAAGCGTTTCACGAGTGGTTTGTGAAGGATGTACCAAAAGAAATGGACGATAAAAAGAAAGCATTTTTTCGAAGTTTAAAAAGTTTTCGTTTACAAGAAATTCAAACAGCTCTTCAAGATGTCATCCAAATTCATTTATGGAACTATGTGCATCGGGTCGAAGACGGAATTTGGGACCCTCGTGGAAAGCGGGCACTTTTTGAAGGATTAGATGTAACCAAGCCTAAAATCCTTTTTTTAGGTGCGGCGGAAGGATACGAAGGGATGCAATTAGCGGCCATGTATCCCGGTGCTGAAGTCGTATTAGTGGATTACGATGCCTATTGTCGTGATACAAGATTTCAAGACTTTCCTGAATCGTATCCGTTTTTAGGGGGGGATTTGGCAACAGGTGGTAAAAAAGTATACTATAAAAAAGATTTTCACATTGAATATATCGTAGAAGATATTCGAAATTTACCATTTGGAAAAGAATTTGATATCGTTCTATCGGTCGGGTTACTCGAACATTTTCCAGATGAGAAAAAGCCGGAAGTCATCGAATGGCACCGAAAATTTCTTAAACCGACAGGGTATTGTATTATGACAACGCCACGTAATCAATGGAAATCACGTATGTATTATCGAGTGATGGCCGATGTCATGAACCATACGTACCGTGAATTGATGACGGTCGAACAAATGGGACTCTATGCCTATGAAAACGGATTGAATATTGAACGTCACGGATATATAAAAGTTCATAATGGATTGATTGCCACCGTAAGATAGCCCTCTTAAAAAAGGGTTGTCCCAATATTTAGAGACAACCCTTCCTTTTATAGTTCATCAAAACCATTATCGACATAATTGACTTTCGTGTATTGTCGTGATTTTTGTTCAAAGAAATCGGATTTCCCTAAATCAACTTCCTCATACGCTTTAATCCAACGAAGAGGGTTCTTGCGATATCCTTCAAACGGTCGATCATATCCCAATTGATTGGCACGAACATTTGCATAAAACTTAATGTAATCTTCTACTTCATTAATAAAAATTCCATCAATGCGATGGCCGATAATGTATCTTGCCCATTCGATTTCTAATTCAGCTGCTTGAAGAAATGTTTGCTGAACAAAAGGTTCAAGCTTTTTCTTATATTCGGGATATTCATTCAATATTTCTTTAAAAATTTTCACAAACAAGTCTACGTGAATATGCTCATCGCGATTAATGTAATTAATCATCGTGCTTGTAGCTACCATTTTTTGATTACGAGCAAGGTGATAGAAAAAGGCGAAACCTGAATAGAAAAATAAACCTTCTAAGATTACATCAAACACAATGGACTTTAATAAATGTTCTACGTTTGGTTGTTCGACAAAATCTCGGTATCCCCGAACGACAAAATCGTTTCGTCGTTCTAAAATGGGCTCTGTTCGCCAAAATTCAAAGACTTCATCTTGTTTTTGTTTGGACACCAAGCTTGATAACACGTACGAGTAGGAATGGTTATGAATCACTTCCTGCTGGGCAAGCATAATCATGAGGGCATTTAAACTAGAATCCGTTAAATAATCGGCTACTTTTCCTGCATAATCGGTTTGAATGCTGTCTAAAAGTGCCAATAGCCCAATAATTTTTAAAAAGGTATCTTGTTCTGCTTCACTTAAATTCGGAAATTGTTTTATGTCTTGAGCCATATTGATTTCAAAAGGCGTCCAAAAGTTGGCCAGCATTTTTTTATATTTAGGATAGGCCCATGGAAAACGAACATCGTCCCAATTTAAAACATTTGAAGATTTCCCATTGATGATTCCAGTTGATCGGTTTGGGGCTGTTTTATCCATTAACGTTCGTTTCGATACGGAATGCATAGCTTGAACCTCCCATTGTTTAACTTGAGCACGAATCGCATTCTTCTAACAGTGAAGAAGTTGACCGTAAGTAATATGTGGTTTTTAATCCAGATGACCAAGCAAGTAAGTGTAATTCCAATAATTCTTTTGCTTTTATGTTATTTTGAACATACAAGTTAAACGAAATGGATTGATCAATATGCCGTTGACGGGCCGCATTTTGACGGATGCTCCAACGTTGGTCGATAAAATAGGCTGATTTATAAAACCAAGTAGTTTTTTCATTTAAATCTGGAGCAGTGACCGGAATCTTATAATCCTTCTTTTCTTCTGAGTAGTGTTTTTGAAAGATCGGGTCGATACTAGGTGTACTTCCTGCAATCAGTGCTGTTGAAGAATTCGGAGCAACGGCTAATAAATAGCTGTTACGAATCCCATATGTTTGTACATCTTTTGCTAGACGTTTCCACGGAAACGGCGACTTCGTTGCATTCAAATACCCACGCTTTTCAAAATAGGTTCCGGTTTCCCATTCAGAACCGCAAAATGCAGGAGCATATCCTTTTTCTTTTGCCAATTTCATGCTGGCATGAATCGTTAAAAAGGCGATTTTTTCGTATAAGCGATCGGCATACGCTACCGCTTCATCGCTCTCCCATGTAATGCCTTTTAAAGCTAATAAATGATGCCAGCCAAACGTACCTAATCCAATGGCCCGGTACTTTTTATTCGTTAATTGAGCTTGTAAAACAGGAATCCGATTCAAATCAATAACGTTATCGAGCATACGAACTTGAATCGGGATCAGTCGTTCGAGAACATCTTCCATCACCGCACGGGCTAACGAGATGGACGATAAGTTACAAACGACAAAGTCACCAGGACGTTTTTCAATTATTATTTTTCCATCTTCGGTATATTGTGTCGATTGAATCGTTGGGCTTTGATTTTGGGTAATTTCGGTACACAAATTGCTAGAATAAATCATCCCCAGATGCTTCATTGGATTTTTTCGATTAACCTCATCCCGGTAAAACATAAACGGGGTTCCTGTTTCTAATTGACTCTTTAAAATTCCTTTCATAACTTCGATTGCGGGTACTTTTTCTTTTGATAGCATTGGGTGGTTGACGCATTCGAAATATTTCTCACGAAAAGAACCTTGTCCTTTTTTTTCATCGTAAAAGTCTTCCAATGAATAACCCATCACTTTTCGAACTTCATGTGGGTCAAAAAAATACCAATCTTCGCGGGCTTCCACTTTTTCCATAAATAAATCGGGGATGCATACTCCTGTAAATAAGTCGTGCGTACGGAAGCGTTCGTCCCCGTTATTTAACTTCGCATCTAAAAAGGAAAAGATGTCTTTATGCCAAACGTCGAGGTAGACACAAATGGCTCCTTTTCGTTGACCGAGCTGATCGACGCTAACGGCCGTGTTGTTTAACTGCTTCATCCACGGAAGAACACCGGAGGAAGCTCCTTTAAATCCTTTTATATCACTTCCTCGGCTTCGGATTTTTCCAAGATAGACACCGATTCCACCACCATATTTGGATAAGTTGGCAATATCCGTATTGCTATCAAATATTCCTTGTAAACTATCATCCACCGTATCTATAAAACAACTAGATAATTGTCCATATGTTTTCCCAGCATTTGCTAGAGTAGGGGTAGCGACTGTCATATATAAATGGCTTAACGCCCAA
This portion of the Bacillus sp. (in: firmicutes) genome encodes:
- a CDS encoding methyltransferase domain-containing protein, with translation METESHSSVYIKDEVAIENTFLTNSYRVDLRTLSPQQKDRFVKCSNIRDWSMVTWKDVGKPYEVTTYSKDRLAWEKEHHQTMDPKTSWQFFNQAFHEWFVKDVPKEMDDKKKAFFRSLKSFRLQEIQTALQDVIQIHLWNYVHRVEDGIWDPRGKRALFEGLDVTKPKILFLGAAEGYEGMQLAAMYPGAEVVLVDYDAYCRDTRFQDFPESYPFLGGDLATGGKKVYYKKDFHIEYIVEDIRNLPFGKEFDIVLSVGLLEHFPDEKKPEVIEWHRKFLKPTGYCIMTTPRNQWKSRMYYRVMADVMNHTYRELMTVEQMGLYAYENGLNIERHGYIKVHNGLIATVR
- a CDS encoding ribonucleoside-diphosphate reductase subunit alpha, producing the protein MTQLTTLLSEEIFSEISPRFPSKYVEHLICRSNRVLSHKPWLSEAEWLHEMILESLAQIDVEEPDWTYVAAHLHLHQLYRQAARNRRYHVQQKYGSFYDLIVTLVNKGIYAPFLLKKYTQKEIEQLEKFIDSSKDQLITYIGLRTLSDRYLARGYDKELYELPQERWMIIAMTLMQDEPAEIRMHYIQEAYWALSHLYMTVATPTLANAGKTYGQLSSCFIDTVDDSLQGIFDSNTDIANLSKYGGGIGVYLGKIRSRGSDIKGFKGASSGVLPWMKQLNNTAVSVDQLGQRKGAICVYLDVWHKDIFSFLDAKLNNGDERFRTHDLFTGVCIPDLFMEKVEAREDWYFFDPHEVRKVMGYSLEDFYDEKKGQGSFREKYFECVNHPMLSKEKVPAIEVMKGILKSQLETGTPFMFYRDEVNRKNPMKHLGMIYSSNLCTEITQNQSPTIQSTQYTEDGKIIIEKRPGDFVVCNLSSISLARAVMEDVLERLIPIQVRMLDNVIDLNRIPVLQAQLTNKKYRAIGLGTFGWHHLLALKGITWESDEAVAYADRLYEKIAFLTIHASMKLAKEKGYAPAFCGSEWETGTYFEKRGYLNATKSPFPWKRLAKDVQTYGIRNSYLLAVAPNSSTALIAGSTPSIDPIFQKHYSEEKKDYKIPVTAPDLNEKTTWFYKSAYFIDQRWSIRQNAARQRHIDQSISFNLYVQNNIKAKELLELHLLAWSSGLKTTYYLRSTSSLLEECDSCSS
- a CDS encoding sugar ABC transporter substrate-binding protein, which encodes MKNIQWKWLLVFISVIWLVSGCTNEQDQVSAPVEEEKTSETKTTKTSSSSEIPAVFDRPIKIASVNQLSIGTFTSQYIQGIKEQVEAFGGEVQFYNADNDLTKMASLLDTAINQGADAILIDHGRADALEAGVKKALEKGIPVVAFDNDLNLPGVTVIDQDDYSLAWNSLRTLAQDLNGKGNIVYIWVAGYTPMERRNVIYEAFKQRYPNIQEIARFGTASANTALDTQAQMEAILQQYPNKGDIDAVFATWDEFAKGAVKAIQQAGRDEIKVYGIDLSDEDLQLIQQPNSPWVATTATDPSEIGRIQVRFAYQKLAGEETPDIFSVTPYLVHRNQLPEQTVTMNDLHQYIPGWGQAEVAVSPWMKALEERVKNE
- a CDS encoding sugar ABC transporter ATP-binding protein, which produces MSKLEVLQVCKSFNGVPILQNINFSVKRGEIHALIGANGAGKSTLMKILAGDYEKDAGELWIDGRKVHFTSPEDALQHGVGMVVQEVDTALVPTLSVTENVLLPFLTSASMLIRPTQWNKRAAQHLDEVGASIQVTKQVSECTIYEKQLILLARAVAQRTNYLILDEPTAPLSSYETEKLFEVISHLKENGVGIIFISHRLNEVKRLADRVTILRDGTVVQTASTSQLSIEEMIEKMVGKVVGHKRKTKEKKKEVLLSIDDLFVPSTSQTVQLSVHQGEVVCVVGLIGAGKSETARAIVGADRAVGSIQLYGNTYTFSSPADAIRAGICLVPEERRKEGIWIDESVIQNLSIPQLAYEKKWVIPTLKEKEAITIIEKLRIRAASLYEPLRYLSGGNQQKVAIGKWLSIPASVYVFDEPTKGIDIGSKEEVFRIIEELAQNGKGILYFTSDVDEAFAIADRILIMQDGVIKNELLPSEIDVPTLTKAVSGGI
- a CDS encoding ABC transporter permease; translation: MGTFFNKYGTLLVIVGIIFFFSITNDRFFTYSNFTDILRSISIVTFVALGVTCSLIVGGFDLSVGSIVSMSTITSAAMLVWYRQELLVALVVPILVGLLIGLFNSFVVIRLRIPDLLGTLAVMYIINGVHLTATKGYSIYNNMMLTNGEMAPGKFIPSFLFIGQGKWLSIPFPVLLMLAAVIFLHLFFRYTKTGRLLYVTGGNPEAARLSGISVNRYRTYAYLLSAFFASVAGIVLAARVGTGQVSAGASLLMDAVAASFIGYSVFGQGKPNVIGTFFGAVLIGVLLNGLTMWNVPYYAMDILKGSILVLALAIMYVQKKGVFHK
- a CDS encoding ribonucleotide-diphosphate reductase subunit beta, which produces MHSVSKRTLMDKTAPNRSTGIINGKSSNVLNWDDVRFPWAYPKYKKMLANFWTPFEINMAQDIKQFPNLSEAEQDTFLKIIGLLALLDSIQTDYAGKVADYLTDSSLNALMIMLAQQEVIHNHSYSYVLSSLVSKQKQDEVFEFWRTEPILERRNDFVVRGYRDFVEQPNVEHLLKSIVFDVILEGLFFYSGFAFFYHLARNQKMVATSTMINYINRDEHIHVDLFVKIFKEILNEYPEYKKKLEPFVQQTFLQAAELEIEWARYIIGHRIDGIFINEVEDYIKFYANVRANQLGYDRPFEGYRKNPLRWIKAYEEVDLGKSDFFEQKSRQYTKVNYVDNGFDEL